The DNA segment ACGCACCAGCCGACGCTGCCGTCCATGTTGATCACCTGGATGTCGCCTGGCAGGTGAGCGGCCACGTCGACCCAGCCGCCGTTCTGCGGAGCGGTGTAGGTCGAGATGAACAGTGATTCGCCGCCGAGGAACGCGCGGCCGAGCCCCTTCATGACGCCGCCTTGCGCCTGTGCCTGCACCCCGACCCCGTAGCTCGTCGCGGCCATGGCTCCCGCCTCGACATAGGCGGGCTCGCCCGGAGCGAGCATCAGCCTCGCCACCGCGAACGACGGCTGGTGCCGGAGCTGTACCTGCATTGATCCTCCCCATTGGCGCGTGTCAGCGGGGAGAGTCTTGCACGAGGGATTTCCAGGGGGAGGATGGTCCGCGTGATCTCCGTCGACGAATACCGCGCAACGGTCACCGACCTGCTCGGCACCCGGAAGCCCGCCGAGTTCCCGCTCGCCGACTGCGCGGGGCTTGTCCTCGCGAACGACGTGCGTGCCGGCGTTTCCCTTCCCCCCTTCGACAACTCGGCGATGGACGGCTACGCCGTGCGCGCCACCGACGTGGCCGGCGCCACCGGCGCAACTCCGGTCGAGTTGCCGGTGGCCGAAGACATCCCGGCCGGAAGGACGGAGGTGCCACCGTTGAGGCCGGGTACGGCCCACCGGATCATGACGGGCGCGCCGATGCCCTCCGGAGCCGACAGCGTCGTGATGGTCGAGCACACCGACGCGGGTGTCGAACGGGTCCGGATCTTCACGGCGGCCCAACCGGGAGCACACATCCGGCGCACCGGCGAGGACGTCGTCGGTGGGACCGTCGCGCTCTCGGCGGGATCGGTCCTCGGCCCCGCGCAACTCGGCCTCGCCGCCGCGGTCGGGCTCGACCAGCTGCCGGTGCACGCCCCGCCGAAGGTGCTCGTGGTGTCCACCGGAACCGAACTCGTCCTGCCTCCTCGGCAACTGCGGCACGGACAGATCTACGAATCCAACAGCGTCATGCTCGCCGCGGGTCTGCGTGCCCTCGGCTGCGAGGTCGAACTGGTCCGCAGTGTCGCCGACGACGTGGACACCTTCCGCGCGACGCTCGAGCCCAAACTCGACGGCGCGGACCTCGTCGTGACGTCAGGCGGGGTGAGCGCGGGTGCCTACGAGGTGGTCAAGGACGCCTTGGCTGACGCGGAAGTGCACTTCCAGAAGGTCGCCATGCAGCCCGGGGGACCGCAGGGCTGCGGAAGCTGGCTCGGCGTCCCCTTCGTGACACTTCCAGGAAATCCGGTCAGCGTGCTCGTCTCCTTCGAGGCGTTCCTGCGGCCCGCGCTGCTCTCGATGCTCGGGCACACCGGGACCGACCGGCAGCACGTCAGAGCAAGGCTTACGGAGGCACTGCGGTCGCCGTCGGGCAAGCGCCAGTTCCGCCGCGGCTACTACACGCAGAGCCAGGGTCAGGTGACCGGTGTCGTCGGTCCGCGCGGCGGACCGGGCTCCCACCTGCTCGCGGCGTTCACGCAGGCCAACTGCCTTATCGTGTTGCCGGAGGAGGTCACGGAGGTGGCGGCGGACTCCGAGGTCGACGTCCTGCTGCTCTAGTGTTGCGGGGTATGGGCTTCTTCTCCTGGATCCTGTTCGGCGCGCTGGCAGGCTGGGCCGCGAACCTGGTCGTGGGTGGCCGCGACCGGCAACGGCAGGGATGCTTGATCAGCGTCCTCGTCGGTGTGGTCGGCGCCGCGCTCGGCGGGCTCATCTACCGGCTGGCGACCGGTGAGGAGAAGACCTTCGCGTTCGACTTCGCGAGTTTCGGCGTCGCCGTTCTTGGCGCGATCGTGTTACTCGGGGTCCTCCGGCTGGTCGAGCGAAGTCGTCACTAGCCGTACAAACCGCGACGCTTTGTAACGT comes from the Prauserella marina genome and includes:
- the glp gene encoding gephyrin-like molybdotransferase Glp; the encoded protein is MISVDEYRATVTDLLGTRKPAEFPLADCAGLVLANDVRAGVSLPPFDNSAMDGYAVRATDVAGATGATPVELPVAEDIPAGRTEVPPLRPGTAHRIMTGAPMPSGADSVVMVEHTDAGVERVRIFTAAQPGAHIRRTGEDVVGGTVALSAGSVLGPAQLGLAAAVGLDQLPVHAPPKVLVVSTGTELVLPPRQLRHGQIYESNSVMLAAGLRALGCEVELVRSVADDVDTFRATLEPKLDGADLVVTSGGVSAGAYEVVKDALADAEVHFQKVAMQPGGPQGCGSWLGVPFVTLPGNPVSVLVSFEAFLRPALLSMLGHTGTDRQHVRARLTEALRSPSGKRQFRRGYYTQSQGQVTGVVGPRGGPGSHLLAAFTQANCLIVLPEEVTEVAADSEVDVLLL
- a CDS encoding GlsB/YeaQ/YmgE family stress response membrane protein, with translation MGFFSWILFGALAGWAANLVVGGRDRQRQGCLISVLVGVVGAALGGLIYRLATGEEKTFAFDFASFGVAVLGAIVLLGVLRLVERSRH